A genomic stretch from Theobroma cacao cultivar B97-61/B2 chromosome 4, Criollo_cocoa_genome_V2, whole genome shotgun sequence includes:
- the LOC18600935 gene encoding prohibitin-3, mitochondrial, which translates to MGSSQAAVSFLTNLARAAFGLGAAATVLNSSMYTVDGGQRAVLFDRVRGVMEKTVGEGTHFLIPWLQKPFIFDIRTKPHTFSSVSGTKDLQMVNLTLRVLSRPQVDRLPVIYQRLGLEYDEKVLPSIGNEVLKAVVAQFNADQLLTDRPQVSALVRTGLMQRARDFNIVLDDVAITHLSYGAEFSRAVEQKQVAQQEAERSKYVVAKADQERRAAIIRAEGESEAAKLISEATATAGMGLIELRRIEASREIASTLARSPNVAYLPGGQNMLLAMNPSRP; encoded by the exons ATGGGAAGCAGCCAAGCAGCAGTCTCTTTCTTAACGAACCTCGCACGCGCCGCCTTCGGTCTTGGCGCCGCTGCAACTGTCCTCAACTCCTCAATGTACACTGTGGACGGCGGCCAAAGAGCGGTGCTCTTCGATCGTGTAAGGGGAGTGATGGAGAAAACGGTCGGAGAAGGGACCCATTTTTTGATCCCATGGCTCCAGAAGCCTTTCATCTTTGATATCCGTACAAAGCCCCACACCTTCTCATCTGTTTCTGGAACTAAGGATCTCCAGATGGTTAATCTAACGCTTCGTGTTCTTTCTAGACCTCAG GTGGACCGTCTTCCTGTAATCTATCAACGCCTTGGTCTTGAGTATGATGAGAAGGTGCTTCCCTCAATTGGCAATGAGGTATTGAAAGCTGTGGTTGCACAGTTCAATGCTGACCAACTTCTCACTGACCGTCCCCAAGTGTCAGCATTGGTCCGAACTGGACTGATGCAGCGTGCAAGGGACTTTAACATTGTGCTAGATGACGTGGCAATTACACATTTGTCATATGGAGCGGAATTCTCAAGGGCAGTGGAACAGAAGCAGGTGGCACAACAGGAGGCAGAGAGGTCTAAGTACGTTGTGGCGAAAGCTGACCAAGAGAGGAGGGCTGCTATTATCAGGGCAGAAGGTGAAAGTGAGGCTGCGAAACTAATTTCTGAAGCAACTGCAACTGCTGGTATGGGGCTGATTGAACTAAGGAGGATTGAGGCATCAAGGGAAATTGCTTCAACTCTTGCTAGGTCACCTAATGTGGCATACCTGCCTGGAGGACAGAACATGCTTCTGGCTATGAATCCTTCTAGGCCGTGA